DNA from Geobacter sulfurreducens PCA:
TGCGCCGCGGCAACGCCTCCGCCAACGAGGTCTGGGGCAATGAGGCCTCGGTACTGGTGGGCGACTTTCTCTTTTCCAAGTCCTTTTCTCTCATGGTAGAGGCCGGGGATCTGCGGATTCTCAAGGTCATATCCGGTGCCACGACGATCATCGCCGAGGGAGAGGTCCTGCAGCTCCTCTGCACCAGTGATCTGGAGATGACCCAGGAGCGCTACATCGAGGTGGTCAAGAGCAAGACCGCCGTGCTCCTTTCAGCCGCCTGCGAGGCCGGTGCCATCCTGGGCACGTCGTCGGCCGAGCAGCAGGAGGCACTGCGCGACTTCGGCATGGACCTGGGCATAGCCTTCCAGCTCATGGACGACACCCTCGACTACACGGCCAGCGAAGAGCAATTCGGCAAGGAAATCGGCCACGATCTCGAGGAGGGGAAAATCACGCTCCCTCTTATCCATACCCTCATGAAGTGCTCCGACGAAGAGCGCGAAACCATCGCCGCCGTAGTGGAAAAGGAAATCCTGGAGCCGGGTGACTTCGAATCGGTGTTCACCCTCGTCCACAAGTATGGCGGCATCGAGTACACCGTCTCCGTTGCCAACGAGTATATCGCCCGCTGCAAGGCCCACCTTGGCGCATTTGTTGATTCACAGGAAAAAGCCGCACTGATTGAACTTGCCGATTATGTGGTGAATCGCAAGCGCTAAATAACCGTACACTTTGGTCAAATAACGCATCATTCCGATTTGCCGTTGTTTTTTGCCAGTCATTTCCGTTGCTCACGGATTGGCCCGCATATTGCTCACTCTCCGGTGTGGTAGTCAGTGCACGGCGCCCTTGTCGGCGCAGGGAGATGTGAGATGGAAGACGTCACTCTTGTTATGCAATCGGAAGTGAAGATCAACGGCACCACCTACGCGATTCACGTCTATCGGCGCGAAGATGGTCACTGCTTCGCCGTAACCCACCTGAAGAACGGCGACATCATCATCAACGACGGCGAAACCCATGAGGAGGCCCTTACCCGGCAGGAAGGAGTTC
Protein-coding regions in this window:
- a CDS encoding polyprenyl synthetase family protein: MHAALSLVGDDLKNVELQFRKDLESDVYLIRKVGEYVLASGGKRIRPMLLLLSAKLCGYQGDRHVPLASVIEFIHTATLLHDDVVDNATLRRGNASANEVWGNEASVLVGDFLFSKSFSLMVEAGDLRILKVISGATTIIAEGEVLQLLCTSDLEMTQERYIEVVKSKTAVLLSAACEAGAILGTSSAEQQEALRDFGMDLGIAFQLMDDTLDYTASEEQFGKEIGHDLEEGKITLPLIHTLMKCSDEERETIAAVVEKEILEPGDFESVFTLVHKYGGIEYTVSVANEYIARCKAHLGAFVDSQEKAALIELADYVVNRKR